A single region of the Salicibibacter cibi genome encodes:
- a CDS encoding MaoC/PaaZ C-terminal domain-containing protein, with amino-acid sequence MKYEQMLINKVYKTSTYTVTKDEIYNFALKFDPQYMHIDDEKASKSIFGGIIASGLHTLSISWKLWVDMNLIGEDIIGGVRMEHVEFLKPVYPEDILTVKARIIDKQEHSDQKDRGYISILLNTYNQDEKMVMNVKFLGLIKRDC; translated from the coding sequence ATGAAGTATGAGCAAATGCTAATAAATAAAGTTTATAAAACATCAACCTATACGGTGACAAAAGATGAAATATATAACTTTGCTTTAAAATTCGATCCGCAATATATGCATATTGATGATGAGAAAGCAAGTAAAAGTATTTTTGGAGGAATAATCGCTTCAGGACTTCATACCTTGAGTATCAGCTGGAAACTATGGGTTGATATGAATTTGATTGGAGAAGATATCATTGGTGGCGTCAGGATGGAGCATGTAGAATTTTTAAAACCTGTCTACCCGGAAGATATATTAACTGTAAAAGCCCGCATTATTGATAAGCAAGAGCATAGTGACCAAAAAGATAGAGGGTATATCTCAATTTTATTAAACACCTATAACCAAGATGAAAAAATGGTTATGAATGTAAAATTTCTTGGGCTAATAAAAAGGGACTGTTAA
- a CDS encoding nucleotidyltransferase family protein has product MKLHSKADVIYVIERDQWMMDILEAVKGLQLPDDWICSGFVRAKIWDTLHGFRKRTPLPDLDVIYFDPVSIGESEEKKREEQLRSMLPPIPWSVKNQARMHLVNGVPPYASSVDAISKFPETATAIGVKLRDDARVMLVAPCGVEDVLKGAVQPTPFFMETEERLAVYRERVMKKDWAATWKMLDIWDGY; this is encoded by the coding sequence TTGAAGCTTCATAGCAAAGCGGACGTTATTTATGTGATTGAACGCGACCAGTGGATGATGGATATTCTAGAGGCGGTAAAGGGTTTGCAGTTGCCTGATGACTGGATCTGCTCCGGTTTTGTGAGAGCGAAAATCTGGGATACATTGCATGGCTTTCGTAAACGGACACCTTTGCCGGATCTAGATGTCATCTATTTTGATCCTGTAAGCATCGGTGAAAGCGAAGAAAAGAAGCGGGAGGAGCAACTGAGAAGCATGCTTCCTCCCATTCCTTGGTCTGTGAAAAATCAAGCGAGAATGCATCTTGTGAACGGCGTCCCACCTTACGCGTCCTCCGTTGACGCAATCTCCAAATTTCCGGAAACGGCAACTGCCATCGGCGTGAAACTGAGGGATGATGCCCGTGTGATGCTAGTTGCTCCATGCGGAGTGGAGGATGTGCTTAAAGGGGCGGTGCAACCCACGCCTTTTTTCATGGAAACGGAGGAACGGCTTGCTGTATACAGGGAAAGGGTCATGAAAAAAGATTGGGCTGCGACGTGGAAGATGTTGGATATATGGGATGGATATTAG
- a CDS encoding 3-ketoacyl-ACP reductase, translated as MQSITGKTALITGAGRGIGRALAHAFAREGVHVALMGRTRANVENVEKELETYDVKVLSVQADVSDVGMVKDAVQSVKDTLGKIDILINNAGIGRYGRFLDLSEDDWRSVWDVNVMGVYHVTQAVLPEMIERQAGEIVNISSTSGLRGTEGSSAYSASKFAVLGMTESLMREMRRENVRVQAISPSKVITDFASEHNLSDGTEDAEHFMQAEDLADVVISQLKLHPRMFVKNAELWATNPK; from the coding sequence ATGCAATCGATCACAGGGAAGACAGCATTAATCACCGGAGCGGGACGCGGCATCGGACGCGCACTTGCCCATGCGTTTGCCCGCGAAGGCGTTCACGTGGCACTCATGGGAAGAACGCGTGCGAATGTGGAAAATGTGGAAAAAGAGTTGGAGACATATGATGTTAAAGTGTTGAGCGTCCAAGCGGATGTTTCCGATGTCGGTATGGTGAAAGACGCTGTTCAAAGCGTGAAAGACACGCTCGGGAAGATCGATATCTTGATTAATAATGCCGGTATCGGGAGGTATGGCCGTTTTCTCGACCTCAGCGAAGATGATTGGCGGAGTGTGTGGGATGTGAATGTCATGGGCGTCTATCATGTCACCCAAGCCGTGCTGCCGGAAATGATCGAGCGCCAGGCCGGGGAAATCGTCAATATTTCTTCGACATCAGGGCTCCGCGGCACCGAGGGTTCCAGTGCCTACAGCGCTTCGAAGTTCGCTGTGCTTGGGATGACAGAGTCATTAATGAGAGAAATGCGAAGAGAGAATGTTCGTGTCCAAGCGATCAGCCCAAGTAAAGTGATCACCGATTTTGCGTCCGAACACAACTTAAGCGACGGGACGGAAGACGCCGAACACTTTATGCAAGCAGAAGACTTGGCGGATGTCGTCATCTCGCAATTGAAACTGCATCCGCGCATGTTCGTGAAAAATGCCGAGTTGTGGGCGACGAATCCGAAGTAA
- a CDS encoding NAD(P)-dependent oxidoreductase yields MSKTVGFIGIGVMGKSMGKHILDAGYPLLVYTRTKAKANDLVASGATWKDSVQDLASEADIVITMIGYPKDVEDVYFSENGLLAHMKKGATLIDMTTSKPSLAKKIAKTAKEKGGTALDAPVSGGDVGARNGKLVIMAGGDEDVYDQCLPLFEAMGENIQHLGPAGSGQHTKMCNQIAVAASMIGAAEAMGYAKHAGLDQEKVLKSISTGAGGSWTLQNLAPRMLNEDFAPGFYVKHFIKDMEIAIEESEQMKEGLPGVELVKALYDKLAEQGEENSGTQSIYKLWE; encoded by the coding sequence GTGAGTAAAACAGTAGGGTTTATTGGCATTGGCGTAATGGGGAAAAGCATGGGGAAGCATATCTTGGACGCAGGCTATCCGCTGCTCGTCTACACACGAACGAAAGCGAAAGCGAACGATCTCGTGGCGAGCGGTGCCACCTGGAAAGATTCTGTGCAGGATCTCGCATCCGAGGCTGACATTGTCATTACGATGATCGGATATCCGAAAGATGTGGAGGATGTTTATTTTTCAGAAAATGGGTTGCTCGCGCATATGAAAAAGGGCGCTACGTTGATCGATATGACAACGTCGAAACCATCTTTAGCAAAGAAAATTGCAAAAACGGCAAAAGAAAAAGGGGGTACAGCTTTGGACGCCCCTGTTTCCGGCGGCGACGTGGGCGCACGAAACGGCAAACTTGTGATCATGGCCGGTGGTGATGAAGACGTATACGATCAGTGCCTTCCTTTATTTGAAGCAATGGGGGAAAACATTCAACATTTAGGACCTGCAGGCAGCGGGCAACATACGAAAATGTGCAACCAAATTGCCGTGGCGGCTAGCATGATCGGAGCGGCGGAAGCGATGGGGTATGCAAAACATGCAGGGCTTGATCAGGAAAAAGTGTTAAAGAGTATTTCAACGGGTGCCGGCGGTAGTTGGACACTGCAAAATTTGGCGCCGCGCATGTTGAACGAAGATTTCGCTCCTGGCTTTTATGTCAAGCATTTTATCAAAGATATGGAAATTGCGATCGAAGAGTCCGAGCAAATGAAGGAAGGGTTGCCCGGCGTCGAGTTGGTGAAAGCATTGTATGATAAACTTGCTGAGCAAGGGGAGGAAAATAGCGGCACACAATCGATCTATAAACTCTGGGAATAA
- a CDS encoding DMT family transporter has protein sequence MLYVALFIAVVIASVGDAALKKSNGFRRPGPAFAGVMIYFLTFYLLSIIMTELPISVTYATWSGIGVILTAVVGVLFFKEKLNQKVILSMGMIILGVVLLNV, from the coding sequence ATGCTCTATGTTGCATTGTTTATTGCCGTCGTGATTGCTTCCGTTGGCGATGCAGCCTTAAAAAAATCAAACGGATTTCGACGTCCGGGGCCGGCGTTCGCAGGTGTGATGATTTATTTTCTTACGTTTTATCTGCTTTCGATTATTATGACTGAACTCCCGATCAGTGTGACGTATGCGACATGGAGCGGGATTGGTGTTATTTTGACTGCTGTCGTCGGTGTGCTTTTTTTTAAAGAGAAATTAAATCAAAAGGTGATACTCTCCATGGGCATGATTATTCTTGGTGTTGTTCTTTTGAATGTTTAG
- a CDS encoding TetR/AcrR family transcriptional regulator → MTKREKILKAAAKTVSRVGIGNVTLEQVAEEAGISKGGLLYHFPSKQALLKGMVDYVFKRSNEAIAEYENAHDFSLSYVLSTLDDVDREGDISTMDKSAIMAIANDRDLLTPMQQQYNEWMRLLRAENSEEVATIIRLITSGLWFENLFDIHLHGNEDRTHVLNVVKALIEKR, encoded by the coding sequence ATGACAAAACGAGAAAAAATTTTAAAAGCTGCGGCAAAGACCGTTTCGCGTGTCGGCATTGGCAATGTCACCCTTGAGCAAGTGGCCGAAGAAGCCGGTATCAGCAAAGGCGGGTTATTGTATCATTTTCCGAGCAAACAGGCACTTCTTAAAGGGATGGTTGACTATGTGTTTAAACGCTCGAACGAAGCAATTGCGGAGTATGAGAATGCGCATGATTTTTCCCTCAGTTATGTGTTGTCAACGTTAGACGATGTCGACCGCGAGGGCGATATTTCAACGATGGATAAAAGTGCCATAATGGCCATCGCCAACGATCGTGATTTATTAACCCCCATGCAGCAGCAATATAACGAATGGATGCGTCTATTGCGTGCGGAAAACAGCGAAGAAGTCGCTACGATTATCCGCTTGATCACGAGCGGCTTATGGTTTGAAAACTTGTTCGACATACACCTACACGGGAACGAGGATCGCACCCATGTCTTGAACGTTGTGAAGGCATTGATAGAAAAAAGATAA
- a CDS encoding enoyl-CoA hydratase-related protein — MTNYNYVNVSTESFVTTVEIDHPPANTLSPDSINELRGVFKTLSNDPDTRAILLTGAGRFFVAGADIKKFAEAFDDASKAEEISRAGQELCEEIEQSKKPVVAAINGAALGGGLEVAMACHYRFASEDAVLGLPELKLGLIPSFGGTQRLRRYLGSARAMEFILTSKNMKANEAADLGLVQRIVSGETVRADAHAFAEQLIEGKSMTSIERAVEAIMKGIDDSTENSLAREQQFFGELFCSDDGKEGVRAFIDKRTPDFRHS; from the coding sequence ATGACTAACTACAACTATGTAAACGTATCCACAGAGTCTTTTGTCACGACGGTAGAAATCGACCATCCCCCGGCGAATACACTGTCTCCAGACTCAATCAACGAGTTGCGGGGTGTCTTTAAAACATTGTCTAATGACCCAGACACGAGAGCGATCCTTTTGACAGGTGCCGGACGTTTTTTCGTCGCCGGTGCCGACATAAAAAAATTCGCAGAAGCGTTTGACGACGCGTCGAAAGCAGAGGAAATCTCCCGAGCCGGCCAGGAGCTTTGTGAGGAAATTGAACAATCAAAAAAACCAGTGGTTGCCGCGATTAACGGCGCGGCCTTAGGCGGCGGCCTTGAGGTAGCCATGGCCTGCCACTATCGCTTTGCATCCGAAGATGCGGTGCTTGGTTTGCCGGAACTCAAACTCGGTTTAATCCCATCTTTCGGCGGCACGCAACGCTTGCGCAGGTACTTAGGCTCGGCACGGGCTATGGAATTTATTTTGACGAGCAAAAACATGAAAGCAAATGAAGCCGCTGATCTCGGCCTCGTCCAACGCATCGTTTCGGGCGAAACGGTACGTGCGGATGCCCACGCTTTTGCGGAGCAACTGATTGAAGGCAAAAGCATGACGAGCATCGAGCGGGCTGTTGAGGCGATCATGAAAGGTATCGATGATTCAACGGAAAACAGCTTGGCGCGGGAACAGCAATTCTTTGGCGAACTCTTTTGCAGCGATGACGGTAAAGAAGGCGTCCGGGCGTTTATCGACAAACGAACCCCTGATTTTAGGCATTCCTAG
- a CDS encoding DMT family transporter, protein MGKYKGFILLGIAVIFEVIATTNVKLAAGFTNGWPTVLVFIGMFAAIYFLSKALVYIPLAIAYAIWVGAGTGTVALIGLIAFDEALGPVRITGLLLVIIGVGALTVFLNEKETSDSKILEKEF, encoded by the coding sequence ATGGGAAAATATAAAGGGTTTATTTTACTCGGCATCGCGGTTATTTTCGAAGTGATCGCAACGACAAATGTGAAGCTGGCTGCTGGCTTTACAAATGGATGGCCGACCGTGCTTGTTTTTATAGGAATGTTTGCCGCGATTTATTTTCTCTCAAAAGCTTTGGTTTATATTCCTTTGGCTATTGCCTATGCGATTTGGGTCGGTGCGGGTACTGGCACTGTCGCACTCATTGGATTGATTGCTTTTGACGAAGCTCTTGGTCCCGTTCGCATTACAGGCCTTTTGCTCGTTATTATAGGTGTAGGCGCACTTACCGTATTTTTAAATGAAAAAGAAACAAGTGATAGCAAAATATTGGAAAAGGAGTTTTAA
- a CDS encoding enoyl-CoA hydratase/isomerase family protein translates to MTNEVTFSTNRKGLATITLNRPKALNSLSLDMIIAIGEQLDAWRNDHSVQVIVMEGAGEKGFCAGGDIKTLSEAQNGGEAFAKAREFFKEEYRVDLMVKEYPKPIVACLDGVVMGGGVGLTQGASHRVVTARTKWAMPEMNIGFFPDVGAVHLLNQAPGYTGRYLALTSATIKAADVLYIGAAEHYVSELTDLLDKLHEIDWVNKTDPTGKLDDILAEQNSTPEEEAPLASMQEAIDRYFNADSIEKIVEQLESGDEAFAAETRETLLSKSPVSEKVTLKHMIDSENKSLAETLEMDLVIAVNFLKHDDFYKGVEAVIFKKSQSPDYTYKRLADVSEAMVAQFFEAS, encoded by the coding sequence ATGACAAACGAAGTTACATTTTCAACAAACCGAAAAGGATTGGCAACGATCACATTAAATCGGCCAAAAGCACTGAATTCATTAAGCCTCGATATGATTATAGCGATCGGGGAGCAGTTGGACGCTTGGCGCAACGATCATTCCGTACAAGTGATCGTCATGGAAGGCGCCGGAGAAAAAGGCTTCTGTGCCGGCGGTGACATTAAAACGTTATCGGAAGCGCAAAACGGTGGAGAAGCGTTCGCAAAGGCAAGGGAATTTTTCAAGGAAGAATATCGTGTGGACCTAATGGTGAAGGAGTACCCGAAACCGATCGTCGCCTGCCTTGATGGCGTCGTTATGGGCGGCGGTGTCGGTCTCACGCAAGGAGCAAGCCATCGGGTTGTTACCGCCCGTACGAAATGGGCGATGCCGGAAATGAACATCGGCTTCTTTCCGGATGTGGGTGCGGTCCATCTTTTAAACCAAGCCCCCGGCTATACCGGTCGTTATCTTGCCTTGACATCGGCAACCATAAAAGCCGCGGACGTGCTCTATATAGGGGCGGCCGAGCATTACGTCTCGGAATTGACGGACTTACTTGATAAGTTGCATGAAATCGATTGGGTGAACAAAACAGATCCAACAGGCAAACTCGATGACATTCTCGCCGAACAAAACAGTACGCCGGAAGAAGAAGCACCCCTTGCTTCCATGCAAGAAGCGATCGATCGTTATTTTAACGCGGATTCGATTGAAAAGATCGTGGAACAATTGGAAAGCGGGGACGAAGCATTCGCTGCAGAAACACGAGAAACATTGCTGTCAAAATCACCGGTTTCCGAAAAAGTAACATTGAAACACATGATCGACAGTGAAAACAAATCACTCGCCGAAACGTTAGAGATGGACCTCGTTATTGCCGTCAATTTTTTGAAGCACGACGATTTCTACAAAGGTGTCGAAGCGGTTATTTTCAAAAAGAGCCAAAGCCCAGACTACACGTACAAACGCTTGGCAGATGTTTCAGAAGCGATGGTGGCGCAGTTTTTTGAAGCTTCATAG